The stretch of DNA AAGTGAAGCAGCAGAGCATAATAAATGCTACTTGGACAGGGTTACTTTTAGAGCAGGGATGAAcattgttttgttggttttgatttttttaatagcttcaGTGgcaattttttgtctttttgtgaAAAAAGGACAGTAATTTCTTCCCCTGCAAAGAACAGCCTGGGATCATCTCAATCATTTTTGAAACAGCTCTGGAACTGCCGCATCACAGACTGGCTGCAGTTGTGGGGGCAAAAATCTCTCAAGAGCTGCACACAGACAAATCCCAGACCCCAAGCACAGGAACTGACCTCTGGCATCTCCTCTGTGATGATGTCGACGTGGTGAGCTGGGGCAATGTCCTCCTCActctctgtgtgcagggagTTGTGGCGATGGtgtttccctctcttctcctttttctgttttttctttttcttgtctttctccAGTTTCTGTTTATGCCTTCGCTCTTCTTCCAGTTTCACGTACTGGTCTGACATGGGCATTCCTGGGGGAAAGCCAAGCTGCTTTCAGCTACAGAGCACATGCACTGAGCACTGAAACACCACGGCAGGagtgtgccctgctcctgcttcagcttcccagagccagctgcaTCCACACCTCCCTGTGCTTCCACATCACCTCACACAGCCCCCAAGCACCCAGTGCTGTCCACTCCATCCCTCCGGAAATGGGACAGAGCTCAATCCCACTCCCTGACTCTTGGCTGCATTACAAGGAGTGTCCAAACACTGAGATTTTAATGAGAATTGGTAACATTGCTGCTGTACTGacaactttcagaaaaaaacttaaatatttgcattcagAACTCACTCCTTGCAATGTAGGGCACTTTATCAACAGCTTTTCAGTGCTGTATCCAACCACTCCTTAGATACACAACTACTTTTGATAACTGAAACAAGATATTCAAACTGTATCTCCACCATTAGATTCTATTTCCTGTCTCCTGATCACCTCCATCAGACCTCTATGATAGTTTCAAGGTGACTCCTCCCACATAGAACAGTGGTTCCTTTACATGTTACAGAGCTGGCTGCACAATATTCctaatcacagaattatttctaATATTATCTTGAAAGGAACTCAGACTGCAAAGTACtattttcaaaagtaaattAAGGAGATATATTTAAGACTCTAATGAAAGTGTGTTCCTTGCCCTTTAAAACCTcaggtggaagaaaaaagaaggaattatgACTTCTGCTaaacagaatttaattaaattttaaagatgAGCTGTGCTTACCTGGAACCTTTAATGGGACAGAAAGGTCAATCTGGACCACAGGAATATGTTCCACCCCTGGAGTGTCTTGGTATCgctgggaaaagaaagatttctcaTGTTCTGAGCACTGTCAGCACAGATTTCTGTAAACAGGCACATTACAAAGCATCAAGCAGTTCAATCACTTAAGTGAACATTTTAAAGGATAGGAATAGAACAGCTTGTTAATAATCCTGGTGTGGTAGAAGAGTGTTTTAAAGCCAGTTGATTATTATAAAGGACCCTGCTCTTAGCTACAGTTTTTTAACCCTACTACTGCCCTGAAGAATTATTGCAGCTCTTTGAAGaatttttggtttgtgttttattgTTAATAACTTGCCACTTCAGAAGATAAATTTGGAGATTGTAGTTGAGGAACATGGGTAAGTCCTTTGGATgcagaggaaataaaggaaGTTCTTTCCCTGAAAAAAGTGTTCAGGGACCACAACAACTTTCTGATCCACAAACCACAGTGTGTGTTCAGGGTCaccctctgcagggctctgagtGAGGTGCCTGAGGATGTGAATGCTGCCAtcacccagggctgggacaaACTGCACAGACTctcacaggctgctctgggggtaCCAGGTCACTCAGGAGATTCTCAACACAAACAGGACTTAGAAAAACAGTTGTAGGCAGCTACTGCAGCCCACACATTATAAAGAGGTCAGAACTGCAGGGGAAATATCAGAGTGTCTCAGAGCAGCTCTAATATTCAGGGAGCCTTTacacagtgacagcagagacCAGTGAGATATTGCAATTCAGACTCACCTTCTGAGGGGAAGGAGagcttttaatataaaatggGTTGTTTGCCTGTTCTTGTTTCCGGGCTTCTCGACGCTAAAAGCAAAAGAGGATTTGCAGTTACAATGTTTGTTTGTGAGCAAAGATATAAAAGACACCAAAGTGCAAAACAAAAGCTCCCTGCATTTTTGTAACTATACATAACTACTGTGAAAAGACTAGAGCAGAGCAGTTTGTGGGTGATAAGGCAGTTCTGAGTTACAAGACAGGAGGATAGAACTGCAGGTAGCATTGCtaattcccatccctggaagagttccaggccaggttggagaggcttggagcaagctgggatagtgggaagtgtccctgtccacggCAGAGAGTGGAATGAGATaaactttaaggtcccttccaacccaagccattgCATGATACTGTAACTAATTTTCCTTAGAACAcacttctttgctttttaattctAGACTAGAGAAAGTAACTTCCCAGACATTACTTTCTGATGGCAATTGGAATgttcctgttttcatttctgcaagGAGAGAAGTGAAGATTCAAGTAACAGCAAGTTCTCTCTGTGAAACCACAGAGGTCAGAGGCAGGAAAGGTGGGATCAGTGCTGAGCACAACCATGTTGCAGTCACtcacagaagctgctgaagcCCATAAGCATCAGCTCACATCAGTGATCAGCTTTCCTGAGCTATGGAGAGCAGAAGGGTTCCCTGGCTACATGGAGAATCCACAACAGcccccactgctccagcaccaCTTAGATTACTCCTGAATTATGTAGGGAAAAGCACTTTAACATTCACTCACTCTGGCCAGTTCCTCTTCATCTATTTCTGGCTGTCTGTGTCTGGAATGCCTTTGTTCCTCCTCATGAAATATTGTTTTGGGCTTTTCATCTTCAGACTCACTGTCTGATGGAGGCTCATTGATCCAGGCATCGAGGTCCAGGCTGGGAAGAATTGCAGCAAACAAACAGCTTGACTCAGTACCCCTGAGTatttcagtgtctcaccatatactttgctttatttgaagtTTAAATAAGGGtttgggagagagaaggaaCTTTACCCCTCTGGAACAGGCactttcttctgtgctttagGAGCCACAGGATTCAGCTCACCAGCAAACAGAGCTATTACCTCCTCAGCTACAGGTACTTCTTTTATTTGTAACttctgaatgtattttattagCTGCAAGATGCAAGAAGcctaaaaacaaatgaaaaagtgGTTTCAGAGTAATATTTAACAAgctaaaccaaacaaatccaCTGAAGTCAACAGAAGGTGTTCAATTCCATTAAGAGAATTAAGAGAAACAGCACAAACTGCAGGTTTGGAGCAAATGTAAAAAGTCCATATTAACTTCTCTTTTGGCTAGGTCCTTTTTGTGCCCTTATGTGcctgaataattttaaaattaaattattttgagtgAAGATCTTGCTGGCAGCCTTCAGAGATGGCATAAAACTGCAGTAAGATCTGAGCTTTGTCACTGATAACAGCTTATAGAAAATGTGCATGGCCACAGTGAGCCACAGACCTGCTCCAAGGCTTCCCATGATAAATCCCAAAGTAATTTCATTCTCTTACCCTCTCCTGAACCTCCAGATCTGCACTCTGCACAAACTGAGGCAGGCGCTCGATCATCAGCTGTGTAATTTCCTGAGCTGCTTCCttttccccagcctgctccttctgctgcaggaTGGATGCATAGAGCTTCACCATGTTCTGCACATAAACAGCCTGGATGTGGCCTGGCAGGGTTGTCACCTTGGGCCTCAGCATTGCTTCCAGGGTTTGGTTTGCTTCCTCAAGGTGTCTGCAAGGACAGAGAACATAGATGAAAGgcaaggagaaataaaatccagcaGGCAGTGCTTAATACACGAAGGAACATAGATCACAGGACTTTGTTTTAAGAGATTTCACGCTGTTACTGAAAATTATCTGCTCATAACTAAATGGAAGATGCACAAAAAAGTTACTGAAAAGCTAAAAGTTACCTGAAAGCTGAAGTTTTTTCTaagtaaaaatgtaattacGATGGAAAAGAACAGCATATTCTCTTATTTCATCATCTGCAGTTTCCtttgtacaattttttttaaagaaaattaagatgTGAGCTGTACCAGCATTCCCCCAGTATCACACCTACAGTGTGAATTTAAACTGGAACCAGTGTTCAGAGTGGCAATTAGAAGGAGACACCAAACCAGCAGGTAAGAGGAGACTACAGTACCACACCTGTCCAGTCTACCAGAATAAAAGCTGGGTAACAGCTGTATCCATACAAGCAAGAGACAGAAACATCTGTTGAAGCTAAAAAATGTATTGGTACAAGAACACTGCAAATTGTGCTACAGTAGGCACCAAAAATTTTTGAGCAAAAAGATGATAACTTTAAATTTCCAGGAAGATGGGGCTCTGCAAACACCTTTTAACAAGGGCAGAacagggaggagagaaagaacTAATTCAAACATGGTGATTGACCCCTATAGTATAAATGGCAGTAGACCTTAATGATAAGGAGTTCCTTCAATGTCTTACCTACAACATATATCTACAATGTCTGTATCTACAATACCAGAAGGATCCAAAGCTGTTGGAGAGTGTccaaagctctgctctgggacaaggccaggagcccagcaagggctggagctgtgtcagggctggcacggagctcagggaaaggttcttccccccgagggtgctggcactgcccaggctccccagggaatggtcccggccccaaggctgccagagctgcagcagcgtttggacagcgctctcggggggggggggggggggggggggggggggggggggggggggggggggggggggggggggggggggggggggggggggggggggggggggggggggggggggggggggggtgggggggctgggcagggccaggggctgcactgaTCATCCCTGAGGGTCCCTTCTGATTCAATATTTtgggattctatgattcacTACTATGGCTTCCTGCATGAGTGGGCAAGGctggagagacaggaaaaatgaCCAGATAATTAAAATTGTCTTGGCTAGAAAGAGCAGAGGAGTGGACAGCATGAGggaacaagagaaaaacaaccaCTTCGGTGGCATTAAGCCACATACTCTGAACCACCCCTCTCTCAAAACCCATTTCACGACCAAAGGCTTTGCCCAGAAGCCCCTGTCCCTGGCTCACTCGGAGAACTCGCCGCAGATCCAGGCGGCGGCGTAGAGCACCTCGCAGATGCCGTTGCGCTGGGCGTTGCTGGCGATCAGGTGCGCGTTGTCCAGCAGCATGGCCATCTGCGACACCGCGAACCTGCGGATGGCCTTCACCCTGATGGCCACGTCCAGCATCTGCGCCGCGATCAGGTGCCCGTGCCGCGTGCCCTCCAGCCGGGTCAGCTCCACCAGGATGCTGATGTACctgtgggaggggaagggatgggggcatcaggggacagccctgcagtgcctgtgggaCGAGCTCCAAGGCGGCTGACAGCACTGACCATTCAAAGTTGGTGATGTATTGGTAATTGGACTGGCTGCAGATGTCTATGATTTTGGTCAGCAGCTCGTCTCGGTACGTCGTCCCTTCGGCTTTATCCACGTGAATCATCAGTTTCTTCACAATCTCCATCAAGTTCTTCTTGGAGACCTGTTAAAGAGGTGGTGAAGGGTTCAACCACTTTCCTACACAGCTAAGTCCTTCCAGTTCCAgtaaagcagctgctggctctttgCTGGACCTGTACCATGTTAACAAGAAACCAGAACTGCTTCTGTGGGCCCCAATCCAAAAATGAACCTGTTTGATACTGTTCAATGTTTTTGTTAGAAAAGAGCCAGCACAAGTTTTGGGTGTTTAAGAcaagactggatgtggcacttagtgccatggCCTGGCTGACAAGTGGTGTTAGGTCACAAGTTGGACTTGACGATGTCCAAGCTGATTCTGTGATGACCTTACTGTGGGAGAGCTGAGGATGAGAATTACTCTCAGCAATACAGAAATCCAAGAGAAAATGAATCTTCTACTGCCAGATTAGAAAGTTTAAGAGTTTAAAACGTGTTTGcttataaagaaaacaaatttaggAATCATTAACATCCAAGGGAATGGATTTCAAAATGTTGGATTTCCAACAGGGCCTGAACTCCATCCAGTCTGAATCATAACTTTTACAGCCCTCATGCTGAGCCAGAGATTTTACTTCTGCTAAGTGCCAGAAAAGATATCAAAAGTCTGCTGTGGAGTGGGCAGAGAAAGTTGCATGTTTTCCTTAAATACAACTTTCCTAAAGGGTCaggggggctgcagaggagatAAAAGCAGGAACATACCATGCCATAGAGGAGATCTAAAGCTCTGAGCCGGATGGACTCATCTTTGTCATCCAAACACTGGAGAATGAGGTCCTTGTGAGACTGAACTGACTTGGGGTGCGTTTTCAAGATTTTGGACATAGCTAACAGTCCCAGGTACTTCACTgtagaagacaaaataaaacttctttccAAATATAGAAACACTGTTTTGTGCTAAGCATGAAATCATAAAGCTGGTTTCAGCAGAAGCTCTTGGTATAGAAACCCTTGAATAAAAATCTGTgatgaagaaaagcatttttgagAATGGTGAATCACAGACTACAGTCTTGAATTTCATAATCCCATAGACAGATAAGTAATGGCATATATAACCCTCATTAGGGTCTTCCTGCACCACAAGTTTTATCATTGActcaaaaatatgtatttaataaatAGAAATGCTGTTTGAGAACAGGCATCCTGAGGTGAACACAGCTTTAAAAGCACTGAAGGTTGGTATGTAACAGCCTTGCTCTCAAGGGGAAAAATTCAGATGGCAGGAAAAAGAgctgcacaaaagaaaaatttcccaGTGTTCTTTGCAGTCACTAAAGTAAGTCAACACTCTTGCATTTTACTATTATGCTCACTCTGCTGAAAATAGCTGTCACTGCTTTCCAAGCAGCCAGTCTATAAAAAGGGAAATCCCAGAGCATGGAAAGAACTGGTTTAGATTTACAAGACCACAAACAGCAGTAATAATTGCtgtcatttgttttttaaaaatattattataaagaagtgctcacaaaaaaaatttatttccatattaaaCCCCCCAGCAACTGTTTACACCAGGCACTACAAAACccctctgaggctgctgcagcatctccccagTGCTTGGGGGCCAACAGCTCCATGAAGACAAGCACCATACTTACAGTTCTGGTCAGAATCTTCTATCAATATTCTCAACTTCTGCAcacaaagctggaaaaaaacccacaccattTATTACAGGTCTTAGTTAAAATAAGTCTTCATGAAGTTTTCTCAATACACAAGGAAGTATCTGACCAAGACCTGAGGTCTCTAGATGAGAGGGTTTTGTTGCATTAACAGACTTCCAAACAAAAGGAACCTCTGTATGAGTGTACTGATAGCAGGAGAAGAATAGAGTTGGGAAAACTCTCAAACTCTGCATTTTAGAGTGAATTAAATAGGAGAATTTATACAGGAAATGCTTCAGTCTGCAGGACTGCACAGTGAGAGCACTTCAGGGAGCTACTGCTGTAGCTCCTGGCAGAGGAACACAAGCCCATTTTCCCCAGCCCTTGGgatcccacagcagagcagaacagaagcCCCAAATGCAGGGTCCCACCTGGATACTGGCGCTGTGGTTGGGCATCCCCGAGGACAGAGAGATCAGAACTGAAACAGAAGCACAAATTCCAGTCAGatctctgtgctgggagtgaCTGCAACAACACCACCCAACAGCCCACCCCTagctcagctcccagggaaaaGTGCTCGATTATTGTTTGTTTGCCTGGACCTTTGGGGGtctggagggaggagaaaaggtTGTGACATGAATTTATAGTTTCATATACCTTAACAGTAATAAtaagagagcaagaaaaaaggTGTAAAGGTGAAAATAGCTGCAACAGCTAGgtcaaagctgcttttctttgctctcACTAAGGCTGATTTCACTGACATCATGTAGCAGTCAAGGCTGTTAATATGTCAGCAGCTACtgcaaagctgaatttttaattgTGTATTTTCCTAATGCAATGGGATGCAGTAACAGATCCTGGAGTTTAATGTGATTAGATTGGAGCTTCAATCAAGCCAGCCATTGTTGATTATTTGGGACACTTGAAAGCtctggcagcacacagccccactgcagcaaAGGTGGGCTCACTCTGGtaactgctgctggcacagcccagccaagcccagctgtgcctgagcaggaGCCATGTGTtgccctctgtccctgcaggaagcTGTGCTGGACACTGTCACCTCCAGAGCTGGCAGGTACCAGGTGCTCCTCAGGTGTTTCAGGGCTCCTTTGCTGGCTCTGAGTCTGACATCACCACCCCTGAGGTGTCCTGGGTGGGAGAATTCCCCCTCTACCCACAGGATGACCCCACTGATCTCAGTGAAGGCCACTCTCCTCCACAATGGAATTACTCCCTGTGTTATTTTCCCTCCCATCCTGACACCTCCTTTCCCTGAAGGAATGAAGGAACACACAGTGACAgatctctcttccctctctgaaCTGACCCAGTACAGCAAGTTCTGCACCATTATCCAAAGTACCCACAGGAGACAGACACATCAACTGTGAATGTCAATAACCCTCTGCTCCACACTCTGATAGGAAAACTGCCAAGCATGAGCTGCAACACTGTGTTACCcctttttgcctttgttttctctcactCTCCCAGTTATGGATTCATATCCTTTCCCCAGAAACTGAAACTGCCAATCAGTAACTCCAATTGCCTCCTCTAAGGAATTACACCCCATTTATAAACTGCAGAGttgcaaattttcttttaaaaagtctgaTCCACCATCACATAAGAAAACTTGGCAAAGAAGCATCACTCTTGTTTTAATTGCATTGCTGCTGGTATATTTTGTAGTTGTAGCAACATTTAGGACTTGGCACATAAATAATCTCATTGTCTGTACTTGGTTTCAGCTTTCAGCAAACACAACACAGCTGTAGTGACTGTGCCTCACCCACTGACAACAAAAGACTTCAGCCCACAGCAACACAAAGTTTGCCAGGAGACTTATTGcattataaaatacattaagttaaagaaaaaaggtttaGAGGTGGTGTTAGTTGATGACAAAGatcatcacattttttttttctaggttCCAAGTTTCAGTTCTCACCTGCTATTACTGTGTTCACACATTCATATAAGAGAGACATGGCTGAGGTGCTGAAACAGAAATCAAGGATATTAAGTAAGGAATAAACCAGCACATTTTGAAGTTGTCAGCACTAGCTTGGAGCTAGTTAGCACCTTGAACTTTACAAGACATTGTCAATATTCTGCTCCATATCCCTTTAAACAGATGAAATGATTCTCACTTGAAAACTGTTGggaagaagaatttttaaacagatgcttaaaaagccaaaaaatcttcctggaaaagcagaagtaaGAGCACTGTGACACAAGGAATACAGAAGGAAGTGGTTACTCAAACTCCAGCACCAGTCACAAAATACTGAAGCAACCTTGTCCAAGAATCTAATTAAGTCCTCTGCCCAAGGTCAAAAATTCATGACAAGGCAGATGGAGAAACTCAAGTCTCTCTCCAAGTGAGTcacaccccagcagcagaggcttgGGATGCAGGAACACacttcccatccctggaaatcaGCAACCCATTTCTGGTTTCTGATTTCCTCCCAAAGTCAAATTCCAGGCTGCTTGTGCCAGCTGAACACACAGACAGAGCAGTTCTGAGGATGCAGAGGCCCTTCCAAAGCCTGGTCTGCACCAGAGGGAAAGAGGAACCTCCCAAGTCCCGAGGAGCAGGCTCCAAGTGCAGGGTACCCAGAGaaggagcacagctcctgctgccctgagggTCAGCCTGGGATGCTGAGAACAAAGACCTGAACAAAGTTCTGCTCTCTGCACACTTGGTGGGACAGCTCAGGGTGCAGTGACTCAATCTGAGAGCCAAACTGACTGAACGGAGACCAAGCCAAAGAGGATTCAGTCCTCACAACTCAGAATTACTAAtgtgggagctggggagaggagggaggattGTCCAtcttcctggggtttttttgggttgtaTCTATTTGTTACTGTTGACAACTCCCTGGAGGTACCTGGGTGCTGgtctgctctgagctgccttAAAGGAGTGAGGATGGGCAGAAATCACCTGGCTAGAGCTGCTCTCAAGGCTACACAGATATCTGCTTAAAACCTTGCTATGTCACATGAAAAGAAATCAACTTTTTCACTCAATTCCTGCATAAGATCACACTTCCTCTTCATAACTGGGAAAATCCATGTATTCCCTCCAAGGCATTATTTCCTCATTCCCATCCAGAATTAGAAACACTACACCACAAACTAGCATTAACAAGGGACAAGGAAATAACTTCAACTTTATTTAATCTACATTTAGAACATATATATTATAAGAACCTCTTTCAAAACCCATCTGAGCTGCCAAATGCATGAGAAAGGTCTTTAATATATTCCTTGTCATGCTGCTTTGGTGGGTAAGGCACTCCCAAAAGTCAGGAATCAAATGTGTGAGGTGAATAGGGGAGGCAAATACACAGCTGAGCCTTGTTAAGCCAGAGTTTTTATAAATCCTCCACAGTCATCTCAAGCTTGAAATGCagtgaaaggaaagcaaattgCTCCAATTTTCATGCATCCTTTGGAGGAATTCATGCTGACAGTCAGACACCCAGAGACTTTTCTTTAAGGTATTTCACCTCACTCAGGTTTTTCAGAAACAACCCTGATCTAAGATTATCTTTTGATACTTGAAGCCAATATACCAAAAGTCAAGAAAAAGTTATAAAATGCATCCTCAGCCCAGCTATTGACCCACTCAGCAGGTCCTTCCCCAGTCCTGACTGAACAAGGCAGGATCTGTCACACATACCTGTGGATGAGGTTGGTCAGGGGCTCAATCAGTTTCTTTCCCAGTCTTGGTTCTAATGGAGTAAGAGCACCAAACTattcaaagagaagaaaagtgaGTTAATAGCTGCTTTTCAACACCTTCAAAACATTATGTAAATTACAGCTGACTGTATTTAAACCAAGCTGtattaacatttttctctttggttaCATTCACGAACATTAGGAGATATTGCtggtttctttttattcagaatGAATGGTAACTATGCCTCCCAGCAACAAATCCATTTTCACACCCAAGGCAATTTAATGAGAACCCTAATCctgcaaacaaaaagcagaatacTTGCcagttttataattttaatgaGAACCCAATTATTGGTTGACGACGTCATCAACTTGAAGAAGAGCGGAGCAAGGGAAAGGTAATTTTTGGGATTGCGTCGAGCCAGCTCACAAATAACATTTACTGCAGCAGACTGCACACCTGGGGAAAACAAGTGGGAAAAGCACAAATCCCATCAATGCCTTCATTGTAATTGAACTTTCTGGTGCAGAACCcccacagcaaaagcagctgaagttTCAGACCTGTGTGTCCAATGGTTTGGCCTCATTCCCAACCCTGAGGCAGTAAAGTAAATACAGGGATGCAAAAGCAAACTGAGAAAgggttttatttaattctgCCTATTTTCTAATATAGCAGCAAGCCAAGTATCTGTTGTGGGTCCAGCATGACAAAAACCAGCAcactgccacatccctgccctggactGGGGAGAGCTGGCTGTGGGACACAGACAACAAAATCAATAACCACCCATCAGAAAGCTTCCACTCACTCCTGACTTCTgatatatattatttaaaaatgtttaagtacagaacaaaaataacaattcCTTAAACAATCTGACTGGACATGTTCACTCCCTTCTCATTGCTCAGCCTCTTCCATGGGTTGTTGTCAGTCTGGAATGTTTTAGTCTAGACAGGCTGGGTGTCCAAGCAGAGAGCAATCCTTCTCTCCACAAAGCATAACAGGcaatttcttcctctctctgcaggtgagggattttgctttctttaataAGATTGTGCCTGGAAGATGAATATTCCATGCCCACAATAAAACAGACCAGGAAATGCAATTACATTTCTCCCTGTAATTGCAGATACAAATCAAGTGGAGATCAGATACACATCACACACAAAAGTCCTAAAACAAGTGGTTTTGTGCAGTGAGGGAACACCAGCACCTCCTGAAGACTGAGCAAAAATGTGAATATGATACAGAGCAATTGCAgatttcctgtgctgctgctgacctgCACTGACACAGCCCAAAGAGCAGTCTGGactcaaataaataaaaaatacactAAGGGATGTTAAATCATTTTAAGTGTGTCCAGTGCAAGTCAATAGTTGCAGTTTGCTAAAAAAGCACAGGAAGTAACAAAAACAGAACCCCCAAACCCTGAAatcaactgaaatattttcaatagcCAAGTTCAGTAAGCAACAAATCAGGAAACCTTAAGCTGCTCTGTCCATTGAGGTTTAACCCACTGATccattttcagcagctttggGTTTGAAGAAATGGACGTTTtagagaacatatttttaatatggcAACAACTGTCAAAACTCTCCTATGCTCATCTACCCTGGAACAGGTGAGTCAGTGCCCAAAAGATGATGACAGCATTTTTCATGTATTCTTTTCTCCACAAGCTCTACAAGCACATGGACCTCCACGTGTGGGAGAGAAGGAATTCACTAAAATCCACTCACCAGGATCTGGGTCTTCAAGTTTCTCTTTAAGGCGAGGAAATGCAGGACGGAGGGACTCTGGGTACTTCAAAAAAACTTTGTACATGATTAACACTGCCTTCTTCCTGATGTAAGGCTTTGTGTGAGACATCTGTTAACAAAACAACTGCAGTCAGGCTCTGAGCACATCTGTTTCCAGAGCTCCTATGTTCACACTCCTGTCACCAAAGCTCTTCCTGGGAGACTCAACTGCTTTTAGAAAACTCAGTTTTGGGGCAAGAGCAAAATACTGTTACACCAAAATTAATGGATATATTTCAAAGTGATCCTTTTGATCTAACTAAGGTCTGTAAAagctccccagagcccccacaAGAATGAAGCAGCAGTTTTCACACATATCAGTTCTAAATTTAAGATCTTTACCAGATTTGAGTAACTTAACATCCTATAATTCTAGAGTAAAGTTATTTCAACTTTATCAACTCACCAATGTCATGATGTCATTTGCCAAGTCCCTGGCAAGATCTGGAGTAACAAAACAGGACAAGCCAGTCAGTGCAACTCCAGTATCATACTGGTTAGGGCTACTCAGAtcctaaaaaaagagaaacacgCTCAAAAAATTTAAGATCACACAAGATTGTCAAGAAACAATTTCCTCAGactatttttattcattcaaCATAAAAGAAGCAGAGCTTCTTGATATTTATCAACTACTAACACCTGCTAAAGTACAGCCAGCCTGGGGTTTAATAATGGGCACAAGGAACCATAATTAAACAAGAGATGGATGACTGCAACATAAAAGCAATCAGAGAT from Ficedula albicollis isolate OC2 chromosome 28, FicAlb1.5, whole genome shotgun sequence encodes:
- the AP3D1 gene encoding AP-3 complex subunit delta-1 → MALKMVKGSIDRMFDKNLQDLVRGIRNHKEDEAKYISQCIDEIKQELKQDNIAVKANAVCKLTYLQMLGYDISWAAFNIIEVMSASKFTFKRIGYLAASQCFHEGTDVIMLTTNQIRKDLSSPNQYDTGVALTGLSCFVTPDLARDLANDIMTLMSHTKPYIRKKAVLIMYKVFLKYPESLRPAFPRLKEKLEDPDPGVQSAAVNVICELARRNPKNYLSLAPLFFKLMTSSTNNWVLIKIIKLFGALTPLEPRLGKKLIEPLTNLIHSTSAMSLLYECVNTVIAVLISLSSGMPNHSASIQLCVQKLRILIEDSDQNLKYLGLLAMSKILKTHPKSVQSHKDLILQCLDDKDESIRLRALDLLYGMVSKKNLMEIVKKLMIHVDKAEGTTYRDELLTKIIDICSQSNYQYITNFEWYISILVELTRLEGTRHGHLIAAQMLDVAIRVKAIRRFAVSQMAMLLDNAHLIASNAQRNGICEVLYAAAWICGEFSEHLEEANQTLEAMLRPKVTTLPGHIQAVYVQNMVKLYASILQQKEQAGEKEAAQEITQLMIERLPQFVQSADLEVQERASCILQLIKYIQKLQIKEVPVAEEVIALFAGELNPVAPKAQKKVPVPEGLDLDAWINEPPSDSESEDEKPKTIFHEEEQRHSRHRQPEIDEEELARRREARKQEQANNPFYIKSSPSPQKRYQDTPGVEHIPVVQIDLSVPLKVPGMPMSDQYVKLEEERRHKQKLEKDKKKKKQKKEKRGKHHRHNSLHTESEEDIAPAHHVDIITEEMPENALPSDEDDKDPNDPYKALDIDLDKPLADSEKLPVQRHRNVETLKSPDSEVPLVEKKSKKPKKKEKKHKDKERDKGKKKEKEKKVVEEEEEEKKGEDLDFWLSTAPPAAPTPQPQSEPAMGTAVVAESQEVKKEGREEQDEEEEDEGKKSSKHKKKKHKKEKEEKSKDKKKSKKKSHHSEEEPPESVQNGTLEDEPLPPMSSYRLLAESPYIKMTYDIQGNLQNDSQVTVSVIFENKSTSFLKSMELNVLDSLNTKMLRPEGSSVHDGIPVPFQLPPGISNEAQFVFTLQSIVMAQKLKGTLSFIVKNDEGSTHEKLDFKLHFSCASYLITTPCYSDAFAKLLESGDLHMSSIKVDGISISFQHLLAKICFHHHFSVVERVDSCASMYSRSIQGHHVCLLVKKGENSVSIDGKCNDSTLLSNLLDEMKETLSKC